From Moraxella sp. K1664, one genomic window encodes:
- the panF gene encoding sodium/pantothenate symporter gives MNLNIQILIPLVLYLFFVFGVAWYAYQKRKTGGFLNEYYVGSRSMGGFVLAMTTVATYVSASSFIGGPGAAYKFGLGWVLLSMIQVPAIWLTLGTLGKKFAMFARQTGSITINDLLFARYQNKVVVWLACVSLLLAFFGMMVVQFIGAGRLLETTLGLPYEWSIGVFALVIGLYTFIGGFRAVVLTDTVQGLVMLIGTMLLLGATLVATGGMDNAMTTLHAIDPRLLTPTGVDDKLSATFMLSFWVLVCFGLIGLPHTAVRAMAYKDSRSLHRGILVGTVVMTVLVLGMHLAGVLARAVVPELDVPDKVIPTLMMTVLPPFVAGIFLAAPMAAIMSSIDSMLIQSSSTLIKDLYLSIKPDAIHNEAKIKRYSTTLTLGFTVILAVVAMLNPPDMLIWLNLLSFGGLESTFLWVLVFGLYYKKANATGAIWSMVAGLTSYVIIAYFKIALWDLHAVVPALVIGLLAFLVGNKVGETKKV, from the coding sequence ATGAATCTAAATATCCAAATTTTAATCCCCCTTGTCCTGTATCTGTTTTTTGTGTTTGGGGTGGCGTGGTACGCTTATCAAAAACGCAAAACGGGCGGATTTTTAAATGAATACTATGTCGGCTCTCGCTCCATGGGCGGATTTGTGCTTGCCATGACGACAGTTGCGACTTATGTCTCGGCAAGCTCATTCATCGGAGGGCCGGGGGCGGCGTACAAATTTGGCTTGGGCTGGGTGCTGTTATCCATGATACAAGTGCCTGCAATTTGGCTCACGCTTGGTACACTCGGCAAAAAATTTGCCATGTTCGCCCGTCAAACAGGTAGCATTACCATTAACGACCTGCTATTTGCCCGTTATCAAAATAAAGTCGTGGTATGGCTTGCGTGCGTCTCGCTCCTGCTTGCGTTTTTTGGCATGATGGTGGTGCAGTTTATTGGGGCGGGTCGTCTGCTTGAAACGACATTGGGTCTGCCTTATGAGTGGTCAATTGGCGTGTTTGCCCTTGTGATTGGGCTTTATACCTTTATCGGTGGCTTTCGGGCGGTGGTTTTGACCGATACGGTGCAAGGGCTTGTCATGCTCATCGGCACGATGCTCCTACTTGGGGCAACGCTTGTCGCCACAGGGGGTATGGACAACGCCATGACAACCCTGCATGCCATTGACCCACGTCTACTGACCCCCACAGGCGTTGATGATAAGCTGTCGGCAACGTTTATGCTGTCGTTTTGGGTGCTGGTGTGCTTTGGCTTGATTGGTCTGCCCCATACGGCGGTGCGGGCGATGGCGTATAAGGACAGTCGCTCGCTACATCGGGGGATACTTGTCGGGACGGTGGTGATGACGGTGCTGGTCTTGGGTATGCACCTAGCAGGGGTGCTGGCTCGTGCGGTCGTGCCTGAGCTTGATGTGCCTGATAAAGTCATTCCCACGCTGATGATGACGGTGCTACCGCCCTTTGTGGCGGGGATATTTTTGGCAGCTCCCATGGCGGCGATTATGTCGTCCATTGACTCGATGCTGATACAGTCGTCAAGTACGCTCATTAAGGATTTGTATCTGTCTATCAAGCCTGACGCTATCCACAACGAAGCCAAAATCAAACGCTACTCCACCACGCTCACGCTTGGTTTTACTGTGATTTTGGCGGTCGTTGCCATGCTAAATCCGCCTGATATGCTGATTTGGCTAAACTTATTGTCCTTTGGTGGGTTAGAGTCGACTTTTTTGTGGGTGCTGGTCTTTGGGCTGTATTACAAAAAAGCCAATGCCACAGGGGCGATATGGTCTATGGTGGCAGGTCTGACAAGCTATGTCATCATTGCCTATTTTAAAATCGCTTTATGGGATTTGCACGCTGTCGTGCCTGCGTTGGTGATTGGACTTCTTGCATTTTTGGTGGGGAATAAGGTGGGGGAGACGAAAAAGGTGTGA
- a CDS encoding YhdT family protein, with amino-acid sequence MSDTPPQANHPTPSQSPTSTPLTHQLNREAKWAVYLTLLYMAGWVVFAYFMPTGTGVLGLPLWFELSCVFLPLIFILISMAVLKAVYQEMDLDGELSNELNHNDKQGEN; translated from the coding sequence ATGTCAGATACCCCACCCCAAGCCAACCACCCCACCCCAAGCCAATCCCCAACATCCACCCCACTTACCCATCAACTCAACCGTGAAGCCAAATGGGCGGTGTATCTTACGCTCCTGTACATGGCAGGTTGGGTGGTTTTTGCCTATTTTATGCCAACGGGGACGGGGGTTTTGGGCTTGCCGTTGTGGTTTGAGCTAAGCTGTGTGTTTTTGCCATTGATTTTTATTTTAATCAGCATGGCGGTGTTAAAGGCGGTTTATCAGGAAATGGATTTAGACGGTGAATTAAGCAACGAGTTAAATCACAATGACAAACAAGGGGAAAATTAA
- the rpsT gene encoding 30S ribosomal protein S20, which produces MANSAQARKRARQNVKRRAQNASQRSMVRTYIKRVVSAIESKSYDLATEAYAKAVPVIDRMADKGIIHKNKAARHKSRLNKAIKALKA; this is translated from the coding sequence ATGGCAAACTCAGCCCAAGCTCGTAAACGTGCACGCCAAAACGTCAAACGCCGTGCCCAAAACGCATCTCAACGTTCTATGGTTCGTACCTACATCAAACGTGTGGTATCTGCCATCGAATCTAAGTCTTATGACCTAGCAACCGAAGCCTACGCCAAAGCCGTTCCTGTGATTGACCGCATGGCTGACAAAGGCATCATTCACAAAAACAAAGCTGCTCGCCATAAGAGCCGTCTAAACAAAGCTATCAAAGCCCTAAAAGCTTAA
- the gyrA gene encoding DNA gyrase subunit A, producing MTDSVTPVGIVDELKQSYLDYAMSVIVSRALPDVRDGLKPVHRRVMYAMHELSNDYNKPYKKSARVVGDVIGKYHPHGDTAVYDAIVRLAQPFSMRYMMVDGQGNFGSVDGDPPAAMRYTEVRMQKLTHQMLADLDKDTVDWEDNYDGSEKMPSVLPARVPNLLVNGATGIAVGMATNMAPHNLTEVVNACLAYADNPMITGDELASHISGPDFPTGGIIYGRSGISDAYRTGKGRLHIRGRYVIENMEGNSKDRERIVFTEIPYQVNKAKLIEQIAQLVNDKKLDGITGVRDESDKEGMRIAIDLRRGENAEVVVNNLFLQTPLESSFSINMVALDNGQPRLMTLHDLIASFIRHRQEVVTRRTIFELNKAKARGHLLEGLTIALANIDDIIETIKKSANRSEARENLLGHIWQAGNVVAMLKNAGATSIRPDIIEGEDLNAPFGLINDDKEYRLSPDQVNAILDMQLHRLTGLEQDKLSKEYQEILGEIARLQMILADFDKLMGVIKAELIQIRDDFGDERKTDIVDARADFSREDLIPEQTVVMTVSHTGYAKTQAVSDYQAQKRGGKGKSATAMKEDDVIEHLLVTSTHAHILCFTNTGRVFGLRGFEVPIASRGSKGRPLVNLINIDPSESVTAILPVESLADDGKFVFFATASGTVKRVALSQFANLRANGLRAIDLVDGDTLIGVAITDGEQEIMLFSNEGKAIRFKESAIRAMGRTAKGVRGIRVNLLASLGLDDDEPTDDDTDDSDNDSVVSVSRVVSLVVAPQAGEILTACENGYGKRTPIDDYPTKGRGGQGVIAIKTSERNGQLVKAVAVTGDEDVILISDKGTLVRTPVAQIATAGRNAQGVKLIRIGESETLVGLACVEHEEPSDDDSDSEHGEMIETSQDGE from the coding sequence ATGACCGATAGCGTAACCCCCGTTGGGATTGTTGATGAATTAAAGCAGTCCTACCTTGACTATGCGATGAGCGTCATCGTCTCTCGTGCCTTGCCTGATGTGCGAGACGGCTTAAAGCCTGTTCACCGCCGTGTGATGTACGCCATGCACGAGCTGTCCAACGATTATAACAAACCCTACAAAAAATCCGCCCGTGTCGTGGGCGATGTTATCGGTAAATATCACCCCCACGGCGACACTGCCGTGTATGATGCCATTGTACGTCTTGCCCAGCCGTTTTCTATGCGGTATATGATGGTGGACGGACAGGGCAACTTCGGCTCGGTGGACGGCGACCCACCTGCCGCCATGCGTTATACCGAAGTGCGTATGCAAAAACTCACGCACCAAATGCTTGCCGACCTTGACAAAGACACGGTGGACTGGGAGGACAACTATGACGGCTCCGAAAAAATGCCGTCTGTGCTACCTGCTCGTGTGCCAAACCTGCTTGTCAATGGGGCAACGGGCATTGCAGTCGGCATGGCGACCAACATGGCACCGCACAACTTGACCGAAGTTGTGAACGCTTGTCTTGCCTATGCCGATAACCCCATGATTACAGGCGATGAGCTGGCAAGCCACATCAGCGGGCCCGATTTTCCCACAGGTGGTATCATCTATGGGCGGAGCGGGATTTCGGACGCTTATCGCACAGGTAAGGGGCGACTGCACATTCGTGGGCGTTATGTCATTGAAAACATGGAAGGTAACTCAAAAGACCGTGAACGCATTGTCTTTACTGAGATTCCTTATCAAGTCAATAAAGCCAAACTCATTGAGCAAATCGCCCAACTTGTCAATGACAAAAAATTGGACGGTATCACAGGCGTGCGTGATGAGTCCGACAAAGAGGGTATGCGGATTGCCATTGACCTAAGACGTGGCGAAAATGCCGAAGTCGTGGTAAATAATTTATTCCTGCAAACGCCCTTAGAATCCAGTTTTAGCATTAACATGGTTGCCCTTGACAACGGACAGCCACGCCTTATGACCTTGCACGACCTAATCGCCAGTTTTATCCGTCATCGCCAAGAGGTTGTTACACGCCGTACCATTTTTGAGCTGAATAAAGCCAAAGCTCGTGGGCATTTGTTAGAGGGCTTGACCATTGCCCTTGCCAATATTGATGACATCATTGAGACCATTAAAAAGTCCGCCAACCGCTCTGAGGCTCGTGAAAACTTGCTTGGGCATATCTGGCAGGCGGGCAATGTGGTTGCCATGCTAAAAAATGCAGGGGCAACGTCTATCCGCCCCGACATCATCGAGGGCGAGGATTTAAACGCACCGTTTGGGCTTATCAATGACGACAAAGAATACCGCCTATCGCCCGACCAAGTGAACGCCATTTTGGATATGCAACTGCACCGCTTGACAGGATTGGAGCAGGACAAATTGTCCAAAGAATACCAAGAGATTTTGGGCGAGATTGCACGTTTGCAGATGATTTTGGCGGATTTTGACAAACTTATGGGCGTGATTAAGGCGGAGCTTATCCAAATCCGTGATGATTTTGGCGATGAGCGTAAAACCGACATCGTGGACGCACGAGCCGATTTTAGCCGTGAAGACCTAATCCCAGAGCAGACGGTGGTCATGACCGTGTCGCATACAGGCTATGCCAAAACCCAAGCCGTGAGCGACTACCAAGCCCAAAAACGTGGCGGAAAAGGCAAATCAGCGACCGCCATGAAAGAAGATGACGTGATTGAGCATTTATTGGTTACCAGTACGCACGCCCATATTTTGTGTTTTACCAACACAGGGCGAGTGTTTGGCTTGCGTGGTTTTGAAGTGCCGATTGCGTCTCGTGGCTCAAAGGGCAGACCGCTTGTCAATCTGATTAACATTGACCCAAGCGAGAGCGTAACCGCCATTTTGCCTGTGGAGAGTCTAGCCGATGACGGTAAATTTGTGTTTTTTGCCACGGCAAGCGGTACGGTTAAACGTGTGGCGTTGTCGCAATTTGCCAATTTGCGTGCCAACGGACTAAGAGCCATTGACCTTGTGGACGGTGATACCTTGATTGGTGTGGCGATTACGGACGGCGAGCAAGAGATTATGCTGTTCTCCAACGAAGGTAAAGCCATTCGCTTTAAAGAATCCGCCATTCGTGCCATGGGACGTACCGCCAAGGGCGTGCGTGGTATTCGTGTCAATCTCTTAGCTAGTCTTGGCTTAGACGATGACGAGCCGACCGATGACGATACCGATGATAGTGATAATGACAGCGTGGTGTCGGTCAGTCGTGTGGTGTCGCTCGTGGTTGCCCCACAGGCAGGCGAGATTTTGACAGCGTGCGAAAACGGCTATGGCAAACGTACTCCGATTGATGACTATCCGACCAAAGGGCGTGGCGGTCAAGGCGTGATTGCCATTAAGACATCAGAGCGTAACGGTCAGCTTGTCAAGGCGGTGGCAGTAACAGGCGATGAAGACGTGATTTTGATTTCCGACAAAGGCACGCTTGTCCGCACACCTGTCGCCCAAATCGCAACCGCAGGACGTAACGCCCAAGGGGTTAAGCTCATTCGCATTGGCGAGAGCGAAACGCTGGTGGGACTTGCATGCGTGGAGCATGAAGAGCCAAGCGATGATGACAGCGACAGCGAACATGGCGAGATGATAGAAACAAGCCAAGATGGCGAATGA
- a CDS encoding DUF3800 domain-containing protein, with the protein MNFSNYIVYVDESGDHNLDNINSKYPIFVLAFCIFNKRYYNNHTVKDIQNLKFNYFGHDMIILHERDILKRKGVFNQPNEIHQAFLNDISELMKNNKFVVIACVIRKDELPKADMADNPYHLAMSMGLERLYDFLGEKRQQDTQTFVVFEQRGLNEDKLLKAEFERVCQDKCYTQFISKPYKKPFALSLSKGNGFSLSWFDKLTTNEKTFVVF; encoded by the coding sequence ATGAATTTTAGTAATTATATTGTTTATGTAGATGAAAGTGGCGACCATAATTTGGATAACATCAATTCAAAATACCCTATTTTTGTTTTGGCATTTTGTATTTTTAATAAAAGATACTATAACAACCATACTGTTAAAGACATTCAAAACCTAAAATTTAATTATTTTGGGCATGACATGATTATTTTACATGAGCGAGATATTCTAAAACGTAAGGGGGTGTTTAATCAGCCCAATGAGATACACCAAGCATTTTTAAATGATATTAGCGAATTGATGAAAAATAATAAATTTGTTGTCATCGCTTGTGTTATCCGCAAAGATGAACTACCCAAAGCCGATATGGCGGACAACCCTTATCATTTGGCAATGTCAATGGGGCTTGAACGCTTGTATGATTTTTTGGGTGAAAAAAGACAACAGGATACCCAAACTTTTGTGGTATTTGAACAACGTGGATTGAATGAAGATAAGTTGTTAAAAGCTGAATTTGAGCGTGTTTGCCAAGATAAATGTTATACTCAATTCATATCAAAACCATACAAAAAACCGTTCGCCCTGAGCTTGTCGAAGGGTAACGGTTTTTCCTTATCATGGTTCGACAAGCTCACCACGAACGAAAAAACCTTTGTTGTGTTTTGA
- a CDS encoding DUF1852 domain-containing protein encodes MTVQFQCRVHTQRFDENYEPASSTRLTTNFANLARGENRKQNLQNAIRMINNRFNDLATWDNPTNDRYSVLIDIVSIDIDVAGKGEFFSGLEWLKTSVVDHKTGKTIDGIIGNSFSSFVRDYDFSVLLREYNKDKPEFTVPEGYGDLHGKLFKFMVASEEYKAQSKKPPVLCLSVATTRTYHRTTNTHPILGVEYVQNDYSLTDEYFAKMGLKVRYFMPPKSVAPYAFYFDENADLLNDYTNLELISTIATMEAFQRIYRPEIYSANSVAGQVYKGSLTYEDYAVPKVDYDRVERNDLAVKQGKLAEEQFIKPYKEILDAWLAEK; translated from the coding sequence ATGACCGTACAATTTCAATGCCGAGTGCATACCCAGCGTTTTGATGAAAACTATGAGCCAGCCAGTAGCACCCGTTTGACCACCAACTTTGCTAACCTAGCTCGTGGCGAAAACCGCAAACAAAACCTACAAAACGCCATTAGAATGATTAACAACCGCTTTAATGACCTAGCGACTTGGGACAACCCAACAAACGACCGCTATTCGGTGCTGATTGACATTGTGTCTATTGACATTGACGTGGCAGGCAAGGGCGAATTTTTCTCAGGATTGGAATGGCTAAAAACGTCTGTGGTTGACCACAAAACAGGCAAAACCATTGACGGTATCATCGGCAACAGCTTTTCATCGTTTGTCCGTGATTATGATTTTAGCGTGCTACTTCGTGAGTACAACAAAGACAAGCCTGAATTTACTGTACCAGAAGGTTATGGCGATTTGCATGGCAAATTGTTCAAATTCATGGTTGCGTCCGAAGAGTACAAAGCTCAATCCAAAAAACCGCCTGTCCTGTGCCTAAGCGTTGCGACCACTCGCACCTATCACAGAACCACCAACACGCACCCGATTTTGGGCGTGGAATATGTGCAAAACGACTATTCATTGACTGATGAATATTTTGCCAAAATGGGCTTAAAAGTGCGTTACTTTATGCCACCAAAATCGGTTGCTCCGTATGCGTTTTATTTCGATGAAAATGCCGATTTGTTGAACGATTACACCAACTTAGAGCTGATTAGCACCATTGCGACCATGGAAGCGTTCCAGCGTATCTACCGCCCAGAGATTTATAGTGCCAACTCGGTTGCAGGGCAAGTGTACAAAGGCAGTCTAACTTATGAAGATTATGCCGTGCCAAAAGTGGATTATGACCGTGTGGAGCGTAACGATTTGGCGGTAAAACAAGGCAAACTTGCCGAAGAGCAGTTTATCAAGCCCTACAAAGAGATTTTGGACGCTTGGCTTGCTGAAAAATAA
- a CDS encoding IS110 family transposase, producing the protein MRLLKQTLHKQGKRQMIHYIGIDISKAKFDVAFINPSTNKVKTKVFNNNKAGFDLLLAWLKTNVSNHLDELHIILEATGVYHEHLSEFLDDNNIKQSIVNPNYVRKFADSLGVIHKTDKKDSIILSRYGYSHKPEVWVAPSIEAKQLKALLARLEALKEDLQREQNRQELLLSPNLPDLVKASMQTVISVLQEEIAKLTKDIDDFVDKQPSLKQDKTLLETIDGIGSVIAKEVVCLIHTKQFKKASQMASFLGLIPKQRQSGVFKGATKLSKQGQVSLRAKLYMSAMSAIRYNSTIKAFYERLQQNGKTKMQALCACMRKLVHICFGVIKTQTSFEQQVSLS; encoded by the coding sequence GTGCGTTTATTAAAACAGACACTGCATAAACAAGGCAAGAGACAGATGATACACTATATTGGCATAGACATCAGCAAAGCAAAGTTTGATGTTGCATTTATAAACCCAAGCACAAATAAAGTAAAAACCAAGGTTTTTAACAACAACAAAGCAGGCTTTGATTTACTGCTTGCTTGGTTAAAAACCAATGTCAGCAATCATCTTGATGAGCTACACATCATCCTAGAAGCAACAGGGGTTTATCATGAACACCTAAGTGAGTTTCTTGATGATAATAATATCAAGCAAAGCATTGTCAATCCTAACTATGTCCGCAAATTTGCAGACAGTTTGGGGGTAATCCATAAAACTGATAAAAAAGACAGCATTATTTTATCAAGGTATGGTTATAGCCACAAGCCTGAGGTTTGGGTAGCACCTAGCATTGAAGCCAAACAGCTAAAAGCTCTATTGGCTCGCTTAGAAGCACTCAAAGAAGATTTGCAACGAGAGCAAAACCGACAAGAGTTGCTCTTATCACCCAATCTGCCCGATTTGGTTAAAGCATCCATGCAAACAGTCATCAGTGTCCTTCAAGAGGAAATTGCCAAACTCACCAAAGACATTGATGACTTTGTTGACAAACAACCAAGTTTAAAGCAAGACAAAACCTTACTTGAAACCATTGACGGCATTGGTTCTGTTATTGCCAAAGAAGTGGTATGCTTAATACATACCAAACAATTTAAAAAAGCCTCACAGATGGCTTCGTTTTTAGGCTTAATACCCAAACAAAGACAGTCAGGTGTCTTTAAGGGAGCAACCAAACTGTCCAAACAAGGGCAAGTCTCTTTGCGTGCTAAGCTGTATATGTCTGCAATGAGTGCCATTCGTTATAATAGCACCATTAAGGCATTTTATGAACGATTACAACAAAACGGTAAAACCAAAATGCAAGCCTTATGTGCTTGTATGCGTAAATTGGTACATATCTGTTTTGGTGTTATCAAAACCCAAACATCCTTTGAGCAACAAGTATCTTTAAGTTAG
- a CDS encoding methionine synthase, with the protein MSKILLPTSTAGSLPKPSWLAEPEKLWSEWKFEGDELLQAKQDALLVSLAEQTRAGIDIVSDGEQTRQHFVTTFIEHLDGVDFNKRETVRIRNRYDASVPSVVGDVSRPKSVFVDDAKFLRQHTDKLIKWALPGPMTMIDTLYDGHYKSREKLAWEFAKILNEEAKELEAVGVDIIQFDEPAFNVFFDELNDWGVATLERAISGLKCQTAVHICYGYGIKANTDWKQTLGNEWRQYEESFPKLQQSKIDIISLECQNSRVPMDLIELIRGKTVMVGAIDVATNEIETPEQVADTLRKALQFVDADKLYPSTNCGMAPLSRTVARGKLHALSEGAKIIRNELAGK; encoded by the coding sequence ATGAGCAAAATTTTACTTCCCACTTCCACCGCAGGCAGTTTGCCAAAACCGTCTTGGCTTGCCGAACCTGAAAAACTGTGGTCAGAATGGAAATTTGAAGGCGATGAGTTATTACAAGCCAAGCAAGACGCACTTTTGGTATCGCTTGCCGAGCAGACCAGAGCAGGCATTGACATTGTCAGCGACGGTGAGCAGACCCGTCAGCACTTTGTAACCACGTTTATTGAGCATTTGGACGGTGTGGATTTTAACAAGCGTGAAACTGTCCGCATTCGTAACCGCTATGATGCTTCCGTGCCTAGCGTGGTAGGCGATGTGTCTCGCCCAAAATCGGTGTTTGTGGACGATGCCAAATTTTTGCGTCAGCATACCGACAAGCTCATCAAATGGGCTCTGCCTGGTCCGATGACGATGATTGATACCTTGTATGACGGGCATTATAAGAGCCGTGAGAAGCTGGCGTGGGAATTTGCCAAAATCCTAAACGAAGAAGCAAAAGAGCTGGAAGCGGTAGGCGTGGATATTATTCAGTTTGATGAGCCTGCGTTTAATGTGTTTTTTGATGAGCTAAACGATTGGGGCGTGGCGACCTTGGAGCGTGCCATCTCCGGGCTAAAATGCCAAACGGCAGTACATATCTGCTACGGCTACGGCATTAAGGCGAACACCGATTGGAAACAAACTTTGGGCAATGAATGGCGACAATACGAAGAGAGTTTCCCAAAACTGCAACAATCCAAAATTGACATCATCTCGCTAGAATGCCAAAATTCTCGTGTGCCAATGGATTTGATTGAACTGATTCGTGGCAAAACGGTCATGGTTGGGGCGATTGACGTGGCGACCAATGAGATTGAAACGCCTGAACAAGTGGCGGATACTTTGCGTAAAGCCTTGCAATTTGTGGATGCGGATAAGCTCTACCCAAGCACCAACTGCGGTATGGCTCCACTGTCTCGCACGGTTGCTCGTGGTAAGTTGCACGCTCTTAGCGAAGGGGCGAAGATTATCCGTAATGAGTTGGCAGGTAAATAA
- a CDS encoding flavin reductase: MVSITDFKDAMAKLTTAVHVVTTDGVAGRHGFTASAVCSVTDTPPTLLVCMNTNIGFYDNFVKNGVLMVNTLTAEQSHLSNTFASRLNSDERFTHGTWETLTTGSPMLTDALISFDCKISEVKVVGTHGVFICEIIAIRQGDSDKALTYFNRNYHKTDDGTAL; encoded by the coding sequence ATGGTATCAATCACAGATTTTAAAGACGCAATGGCAAAACTCACCACCGCTGTTCATGTGGTAACGACAGACGGTGTGGCAGGGCGACATGGCTTTACGGCATCGGCAGTATGTAGCGTTACCGACACGCCCCCAACTTTGCTTGTGTGTATGAATACAAATATCGGTTTTTATGACAATTTTGTCAAAAATGGCGTGCTTATGGTCAATACCTTGACTGCCGAGCAGTCGCACTTGTCTAACACGTTCGCATCACGGCTAAATTCTGACGAGCGTTTCACTCATGGCACTTGGGAGACACTTACCACAGGTTCGCCAATGCTAACTGATGCCTTGATTAGCTTTGATTGCAAGATTAGCGAAGTTAAAGTAGTTGGCACGCATGGGGTATTTATCTGTGAGATTATCGCCATTCGTCAAGGCGACAGCGATAAGGCATTGACTTATTTTAACCGTAATTATCATAAAACTGATGACGGCACGGCATTATAA
- a CDS encoding peptidylprolyl isomerase encodes MTVQAYNPKAPNNPAPTSSPTQTSPELLHISEPSQSHTKQSDGSCGCGGNHDHSHEPEFYDDGIRVMPTSDDLKRLSSDAELIQRAISEENANHSNLIASSRQSVPTITVNGVLISEQAIGEEVQYHPADSQDEALFLSAQALVIRELLRQAVMADNELKDEWQVDDENAISKLIAKNVRPNTPTDSICEQYYTANQGEFTAPPVMKVRHILLACPPEEGEERIELKKRAYELIDTITNSPNPTGEFIAQAMQYSACPSKTDGGELGILQKGATVPEFEKAVFALPKGLAPSPIESRYGVHIVDVMERMDGKALSFDEALPMIRNRLSQQAFHHALIDYLYTLKQNADIVGIDISVNQENIYRG; translated from the coding sequence ATGACTGTCCAAGCCTACAACCCCAAAGCCCCAAATAACCCCGCCCCCACTTCAAGCCCCACCCAGACCAGCCCCGAGCTATTACACATCAGCGAGCCAAGCCAAAGCCACACCAAGCAGTCAGACGGTTCGTGCGGTTGTGGCGGAAATCACGACCACAGCCACGAGCCTGAGTTTTATGATGACGGCATTCGAGTCATGCCCACATCAGACGACCTAAAACGCCTGTCATCGGATGCCGAACTCATACAGCGAGCCATCAGCGAAGAGAATGCTAATCACAGCAATCTTATCGCTTCATCTCGCCAAAGCGTGCCAACCATCACGGTCAATGGCGTGCTTATCAGCGAGCAAGCCATTGGCGAAGAAGTGCAGTATCATCCTGCCGACAGCCAAGATGAGGCGTTGTTTTTGTCTGCCCAAGCGTTGGTCATTCGTGAGCTATTACGCCAAGCGGTCATGGCGGATAATGAATTAAAAGACGAATGGCAAGTCGATGACGAAAACGCCATCTCAAAACTCATCGCCAAAAACGTCCGCCCCAACACGCCAACCGACAGCATTTGTGAGCAGTATTACACCGCCAATCAGGGCGAGTTTACCGCACCGCCCGTCATGAAAGTCCGCCACATTTTGCTCGCCTGTCCGCCCGAAGAAGGCGAAGAACGCATTGAGCTAAAAAAACGTGCCTATGAGCTGATTGACACTATCACAAATAGCCCCAACCCAACAGGCGAGTTCATCGCCCAAGCCATGCAATATTCTGCTTGTCCGTCCAAGACAGACGGGGGCGAGCTTGGTATTCTACAAAAGGGAGCAACCGTACCCGAATTTGAAAAGGCGGTCTTCGCCCTACCCAAAGGGCTTGCCCCAAGCCCCATTGAGAGCCGTTATGGGGTGCATATTGTGGACGTCATGGAGCGTATGGACGGCAAGGCGTTGAGCTTTGATGAAGCGTTGCCCATGATTAGAAATAGACTGTCTCAGCAGGCATTTCATCATGCGTTGATTGATTATTTGTACACCCTAAAACAAAATGCCGACATCGTGGGCATTGACATTAGTGTCAATCAAGAGAATATTTATCGGGGCTAA